Sequence from the Microplitis demolitor isolate Queensland-Clemson2020A chromosome 2, iyMicDemo2.1a, whole genome shotgun sequence genome:
aaaatttcaaaattaataagtgcattttttttaaatatttttttttttaattatttactctatttatttataattttaaatttgatgtctgctacattcacactcgttCTGACTTCTCgatcataattttcaaaattaattaaaaaaatttttaaccggTAGTGAAACGACGTCAATAATTAaggttattaatttaaacaaacggtcaataaaaaagtcaattatgaaaaaaaaagaaaaaaaaattgtaacaatGAAAAactagaattaataaataaactaagaaattaaaattaaacactGACACTGTCACTGACACTGACactgacaattaataattacgtTAATTATCTACTTGATTAATTACACTGATTAGTACACAGATCACCGATTGACTTCGCAGCCGccattgttataaaaaatagcgCGGGACGGGAATAGAAAAAaggcgggaaaaaataattatttgaattttaaaaattcatttattttttatatttataataatttatatttaaaaaagttatattacatataattaatgttttaaattatcaacttttttttttgcaattactttttttatatttaagttcGTTAACGCGAGACAATTAACAAGAGAAGCAacatatcatttaatttaatattcattttatgtTAACCATGATTAATAGCAGGATTAATTGCTTtatggtttattttattaattttttttttctataattattattattattattatttgcttaTTTCTCTTGTAACCCGGTTTTATTTCTTACTAACATACgtctaatattttattatttataatttaatttgtatttcaTCGTTGCTCCTTGGAAGTAGAAtctcattaaatatatttttttaataaatatatgtttaatttaaaattaattgagtataccagtggttaaaaaaaattatttaaatatttaaaataaaccgcgggaaaatttaaaaatttgaattttaaaattaaacaaaaaattgtaatatcgataaaaatcttataatttctataagatttcactgattaattcatttttaatgaaaatatttttttaaaacgaatttaaagcatttttttattaaattttaagacacaggctcaaaaaaaaaaaaatattaaaaattttttttttattataaaagagtgcaattttaaatatatatatttttttttatatataaataaaaataatcaaaaggTCTCaccaaatatataattttttaaaaattgatctgccaaaaatttataaattatgcgaatgaaaaaaataaaacgcacaggaattgaattataaaataaatatataattatatttattaaaaaaaaaaaattaatattcgacTACGTGCCATTGTGtcaaactaattattttaaataaatgaactgattaaataacaaaatatatacgcagtaaaaattattaattattaataaatatataacaattatatttttaacatttatattattattattattatgttaataattattgtaatacaCCAGCCAAATAagccttaaaaaaatatatataaaacaattcaattaataatttaataattatttctggaatgtttaatactttattaattacaattttttttattaattattatacatatatttttattataaacattttaccttcaataattataaatatatatatatattattattatacatatattatatcttttaaattaaaaatttaatgtcaagatgaaaaaacaataaagcaaataataaatttttaaaataactacaatttatatattgaaatattttaaattctgataattattttcctaaTGATTGTTTCAAAACTTTGGCGGCAAATCTGGGCAGTACAAATGAAGATCTATGAATTTTATCATCATAATACTTCATATCCATGTCATCTAATTCTTTttcactaaatattttaattggctcttgaaattttgtttcctataaatatacaaaatatataaatattagaaatGTGTAATTACTGAGATCAGgatttttccttaattaaaaaattgacaattaataattaatgatgtcaaattttcgatattatggcaaaaatattggtcgtatggaaaaatttttcaagtaaaagttattcaaaatgtaattttctaaaaaaaatgtctcttataattttgtcataggattaataaaaaagccataatttcaaaattaagattttggtaattatcaataatttgaatcattcattatgaatcttaattttgaaattatggtgaaaatattggtcgtataagaaaatcataaaagacattttttttcgaaaattcaatttcctacaacttttgtttgaaaattttttctataagaccaatattttcgccaAAATACCAAACATTTGAAcgattcatttcaaaattaaggcGAAAATCTTGTCCCtagtaattacttttaatttaaattttgaaatgaatcaaaaattaatattttatttaaaattaaccatCTAGACCgtgattcgaaccctgatctcccgcgtGCGAGTCCTGTCCTCAGTCTGTCGGTCCAAAGTCTCCTTTTAAATTTCccacgtagaaaaatttaaaaatattttcaaattattatgaattccCGCCAAGTTTATTCgctaatttgaattttcctaTCAAGTCgagatattatttaaaaaatacaaggAATTTAACATACAGGATTACGACTGCCAAGTACAAATCCAATCTGTCCGGTGGGGTAAGTTGGTACTGATGTAATTCCAAAAGCAACAACTGGAAAAACAGATCTGCAATGCCCTAATGTCTGTTCCACTAGTCTTTCATTAGACCAAACAGTTCCAGCCTGACTGCAAACGATTCCGCCGGGTTTTAGAGCCGTCTTCATCAAAGTAAAGTATGACTctttaaataaacattctGCTGGTCCTAGAGAAGTACaaattcacttaaattttatcgtcgaaaaaatatatattaatttaccaACTGGGTCGCTGCTGTCAGTGATAATGACATCAAATTGCTGCGAGTGATTTTTCATGAATTCAAATCCGTCGCCAACATGAAGAGTCACTTTAGGATGATCCAACCCGCAGGCCATATGTGGTAAATATTTACGGGTCAAATCTAATACACGACCGTCTATTTCAACTTGGGTCACATGCTGGACATCAGGATGTTTTACTACTTCTCTCGCTACCCCGCCGTCTCCACCACCGACTATTAATACCttacaaataaatacaacagtctaattattttattactatacaGTGGCTTGCTATTaagaaattgaataattaattaattaatacatttttaggGTTCGGGTGACTGCATAATGGTAAAAATGATATCATTTCTTGGTATGAAAATTCATCACTCTGAGCGCATTGTATTATTCCATCAAGTACTAAAACTTTTCCATGTgcttttctgtaaaaaaaattttatttttatttattatttattagtcttaataattatttactaattagaCATCCTGAAATACAGCAAACGGAGCAAAAAGTTGGTGTTATGTCACCGCTTATAGTCATTATGGCAATGGTTGCTATGAAGACTGCTGCCATGGTAACGGTTGCTATGAAGGCTGTTGTCATAGCAACAGTTGCTATGGAGAATGTTGTCATAGCAACGGTTACTATGAAGACTCTTGTCATGGCAACGGTTGCTATGAAGATTATTTTCATAGCAACAGTTGCTATGGGAAATTTTATCATGGCAACGGTTTCTATGAGATAATTGGTCACGTTTGCGGCTAATAGAGACAATAAGCATccatgataaatatttttgatagcgactttttttataagataGTGTGGAAGGTAGTTATCAAAACATTACAagaggtaaaaaataattaaaatataattcaccCGCATTcactatcaattaaaaatatacttacgtttcaactaataaaatatcttgaaACTGTGATTTTTCGTGATGTAAAATTTTCGTAACTTCAAGAGAAACGCTTATACCAGGCCATAGATCATTGTATTCACTAAACCATCCTTTTTTAAAGGAATCCATTTTTCTGacgtagttaaaaaaaaaatgaattaaaaaaatactgcgTTTACAATTAAATCCAACTGAGTAAAGTGAACTCCAACTAGCGATTTGAAATGAACTTGACTGATAAAACCGGCTTGCGGTGATCTTCCCATTTTTATGCGCGACAAACTTGTTTCCACATCCCCCACTCAACCGTGttttgcatttaaataaatccgaAACATATgtaatgtatattatttaacaatttatcacttcattcttaataaaaaaaattatcaaccttttattattacaaatttttatatttataaattttaacacttgTTTGTTTTATGACGtacagattaaaataaatctacttttattatttcaagtacttgattaatttaaatttataaacaatatgtttttttttattatgacgtttttaatgaatttttatttgcggtaatttaatttatttgcttacatgtgtcataatttttgaaaatttaatactctgataattaaatttaatttttaaaaataataatcatggcTTTAATTTATGAACTTGATAACTCAGAACTGGtggaaaattttactttttctatttttaaattttttattaaaaacttatttttatgaaaaaaaaaaaaaaaaaaaaaaaattactagcaAATGattaaaaggaaaataaaattacttagtAGCTGACCTTAGTATTATCAGTTGTGATAACAATTCTCTAATTTTATCTTAGTGtcagaataaatttatacatattaactattaagtatatattatatattactatatattttgatgTGATGtcattggaaataaaaaattaatcaataattatagcaataaatagtataaataagtttattatatattatgtttgtgaaatatataattcatataaattttctaagactGCAAATATTtacactattttatttatatatttataattaaggtaattaaatatatttttagtttaagtataaaaagaaatttttttttttacttattactttttttacaatttttaaataagtattagACTGTGCCGAAAAAACCCAACTGATTTTTTGTGGGTGGTCTTAAAATTTTGGTGGAGGGTAACAAAGGTcctttcaaaatttgaacccttaattttttaataaatttaatttttaaaaagttattcgcGGTCAGAGGGgaattcatagtaaattttagaattatatgtcatttccggtgaaactatcagacttatcacaaaatgttacaggatcttttttgtagataattttatttcctacaacttaTCTCTTacaaagttttcaaaattcctgAAAGCTCTTTAGATATTTGCATTTAATGTCACCTTGTTCCAAGAAATCATATTCTGGCTAATGTTAATTACTTTGAAATGCAAATAtctaaaaaactatcaaaaatttcggaaatTTCATGAGAGATAATTTGTGGGAAATGaaatgatctacaaaaaaggtcctgtaacattttgtgataaatatgacagtttcgccggaaatgtcacataatactaaaatttattatgaaattccctcttaatattaagggctcaaatttgAACAGGACCTTTGGTATCCGCCACCGAAATTTTGAGACCGTTTATGAAAAAAAGGCGGTTTTTTGACACATAATAGACACACGCatgacaataatatataaaacaatccacaaaaaaagcaattaaatgtaagcataaaaaaataatttattcaattaaaaataaattaattactgatatttatcatacattaattaatataattaaagccttatctttatttattgtacacataatatatacaatacaaaTTTCAGAATTCAAAAAACGCCCgcgtaatttttttgaaattcaaattttttaaaattgccaCGTAAAAAAATCGgcgtaatatttaattacaataaaaagaaagaCGATTTAttgcttaattatttaaatttaaatagatatttCAAGCGCTACCGCGTGTTAAATTGAGCAATAAGTTGAGTAAActcaaattctttttttaattattattaccgccgataattttaatgtataattaattaaaagtccATGTACCATAACATTCGTATCaaattaattctaaattaaccaaaaaataaatactttaatttcAACTATCGGGCcgtaaaactaaatttttaaactcgtGGCATAACTGAAAttgttgacaaaaaattacatatgaaaaaagacatttttgactgaatgtaaatattcttaagtcaagaaaatatttttgaaaattgaaattttctcgGATAGAGTAGAAATCATCATCAGAGTAGAAATAAGAGtagataaagtaaaaaaaattatatataattatatgtgatcatatataattatttgcgatttatatctaattgtatataatccacgtttaattacatataataatatgtaattatatatatatatatataaatatatatataaatatatatatatatatatatatatatataaatatatatatatatatatatatatatatttaattatacacagAAACTAGCtcaatgtaattatatacaatgatATATGAACACATATActagatttttatgaatatactgtgtaaattatatataattatatgtaattgtaTGTAGTTACATATAATTCTACATAATTGTATAtcattacatataattatatataatcatgccaTTTTACCGAAaggaattataaaatagatgCATTCTAAAAGGGAAAGTatccctttaatttttttctaatcctTGAAAACTGTAAAccctggaaaaaaaattatatatatatatatatatatatatatatatatatatatatataatccatatatatatatatatatatatatatatatatatatatatatatatatatatatatatatatatacataaaaagaaataataatgtgtaattatatatagaaaatgGCCGTAtgttattacataaaattatatataactatttatatacatagtcatacataaattatatatatttgtatataattatatataagtacatataattttttttatccgggaaatgtaaatataaatagtaatatataattatatatgacatataattatttgtaattatattggGCCATATttcacatataattatatataagtatatataattttttttaccacggAAATCTTGACTTTCCAAAAACGTTTgtcttgaaaaatattttcttgactcaaaataattttttttctgcctacaaactagtaattaaataattattttatctttctgCGGATTACAAATCACACAACTTTCGATCTGTTCAAAATCCGGCAAACAATCTTCATGGAACAAATGTTTGCAATAAAAAACGACTAGACTTCTTGGATCCCTTACGATAACTTTTCTGTGGCATGCGCCGCACATCTGGTCATCATCAACAAACAGTCCTTTCTGATGAGCTTTCACCAATCGCTCATGCAAATTGAAGTAATCATtcgacaaaattttcttgcagcCTTCTTGCACAGACACTTGCAAATTGTAATCGCACATCATCTTGACCAAAGCCTTCTTCAACCCCGGAATCTCCATCTGGGGGGCGATTCGCTGTACCATCAGCCGGGGATCGACATAAGTTCCGATTTTCTGCAGTAAGAACGTTATATTTTCCGGATTGCTCagggaataatttatcaaatcatTCCACAATTCTTCATCGTCATGCTCCTGGCAAAAAGCTATCGCCGACTCCATGTCATTTAGCTCGCGGGTCATCAGACCCAACGCTTCCGACGTGTTCCCAATTCGTCCCAACAAATAAACCATTTCCGGATAAAATTGCCGCTGACTACAAATATCCAGCGCCGATTGTATCGGATAGTTGTCCGATCGCCTCAGCAGAGGGAGCAGTTTGTCCCTCGAGTAGTCAGCGTACAATCTAATCAACAACCCATGATATTTTCCTTTCGAATCCTTGGTGTCTCTTTTGTCCAAAGCGTCCAAGTACAGATACAAATACCGCGGATTGTTTTGTAGCTTAGCAACAACGACTTCCGAAGGGACACGATCTTTGTCCAGAAAGAACTGAATCGCCCGATCGGCATCCAGGTCCATAAGACCCTCGATCATGTCATACACGGCGTTGTACAACTGATGCTTCTGTATCAACTGAAAGACATCTTTGTGCCTTAACTTCAAATACATCGCGAGCGCTTTGTCATATTTCCCATCGTGGCTGTAAAGAATAGCCAGTGCTTCAAGCAAAACATTCTGACGCGTGTTGTGGACAAGAAGATGTTCAAGAACTCCATTGACAACCGCCGCGACTGTGTATAATTTTGCTGGCCATTCTTTGACCAGTTGTAAGAAACCATCGGGATCCATTTTCAAGTACTCATAGAGAACCATTTCGTAAATCAGGGGATCAAGTGTGACGTCACCACGTGGCAAGTAAGAAGAAATCGACCTCAACTGATGAACGCGggcaaatttgtatacctctTCTTCCCACAATTTTTTATCGCGGCCCAGTACTTTAAGACAAAGTTTCCCCGCCTCGTCGTACTTCCCGCATGCTAATAAGTGATCCAAATAAACGCGCCCGACGTAGATGAGCGTGTGACGTTTGCAATCACGTCCGTTATTCACAGTAACAGCTTCGAGAgcttgttcaaattttttgtgacTCAGTAACCACTCGATTCTGTCATCAGCGTCGTACAGACTGGCAACGACAATGTCTTTGGGACTGACTATAAAGAAGCGATTTTCATCTGGAAGACAGTCTAGATGATAGTCATTGCAATTGTAGGCTTCGTAGCCACGAAGTCCCAGGAAGTTAGCAGATACATCAACAAAATCTTGGTATTTGGGTTCAACGACATGCAAA
This genomic interval carries:
- the LOC103580399 gene encoding spermidine synthase yields the protein MDSFKKGWFSEYNDLWPGISVSLEVTKILHHEKSQFQDILLVETKAHGKVLVLDGIIQCAQSDEFSYQEMISFLPLCSHPNPKNVLIVGGGDGGVAREVVKHPDVQHVTQVEIDGRVLDLTRKYLPHMACGLDHPKVTLHVGDGFEFMKNHSQQFDVIITDSSDPVGPAECLFKESYFTLMKTALKPGGIVCSQAGTVWSNERLVEQTLGHCRSVFPVVAFGITSVPTYPTGQIGFVLGSRNPETKFQEPIKIFSEKELDDMDMKYYDDKIHRSSFVLPRFAAKVLKQSLGK
- the LOC103580397 gene encoding vacuolar protein sorting-associated protein 41 homolog, which codes for MNNSINKDDQSQDEQDGDLDEVEPRLKYVRMQNDIKHILQNDAASCIAVHPKFLCLGSHMGKIHLLDHQGNNIQSKTLQAHTLTVNQISIDQNGDYIASCCDKGKIFIYGLYTRENNHIINLERQIKSIAIDPAYSKPGTSKGFITGDDKLMLYEKTFLSRLKLTVLSEAEGGVRSVAWAGQFVAWASDTGVRLYDLNARCSLGLMKWPRSAEASPENYRCNLRWSGDRTLLIGWVDTVRICQIRKRSQQEMVNRNLPEFAVDPVSTFQVDFYISGIAPLENQLVLLGCLKELSEKGTSQRPTLHVVEPKYQDFVDVSANFLGLRGYEAYNCNDYHLDCLPDENRFFIVSPKDIVVASLYDADDRIEWLLSHKKFEQALEAVTVNNGRDCKRHTLIYVGRVYLDHLLACGKYDEAGKLCLKVLGRDKKLWEEEVYKFARVHQLRSISSYLPRGDVTLDPLIYEMVLYEYLKMDPDGFLQLVKEWPAKLYTVAAVVNGVLEHLLVHNTRQNVLLEALAILYSHDGKYDKALAMYLKLRHKDVFQLIQKHQLYNAVYDMIEGLMDLDADRAIQFFLDKDRVPSEVVVAKLQNNPRYLYLYLDALDKRDTKDSKGKYHGLLIRLYADYSRDKLLPLLRRSDNYPIQSALDICSQRQFYPEMVYLLGRIGNTSEALGLMTRELNDMESAIAFCQEHDDEELWNDLINYSLSNPENITFLLQKIGTYVDPRLMVQRIAPQMEIPGLKKALVKMMCDYNLQVSVQEGCKKILSNDYFNLHERLVKAHQKGLFVDDDQMCGACHRKVIVRDPRSLVVFYCKHLFHEDCLPDFEQIESCVICNPQKDKIII